The following coding sequences are from one Polynucleobacter sp. JS-JIR-II-50 window:
- the mlaE gene encoding lipid asymmetry maintenance ABC transporter permease subunit MlaE: protein MTTLLNLFGDLGFFVRRNLSSLGLAARMFAAVIARSGFLLKRPRLVIDQILFVGNHSFVIIAVSGLFVGFVLGLQGYYTLNRYGSEQALGLLVALSLTRELGPVITALLFAGRAGTSLTAEIGLMKAGEQLTAMEMMAVDPLGRVIAPRLWAGIISMPILATIFTAVGVLGGYLVGVPLIGVDSGAFWSQMQGGVDLFSDIGNGLIKSMVFGVAVTFIALYQGYESKPTPEGVSQATTRTVVISSLSVLALDFLLTAMMFSN from the coding sequence ATGACCACACTTCTGAATCTGTTTGGTGATCTTGGATTCTTTGTACGTCGCAATCTAAGTAGTCTGGGTTTGGCTGCTCGCATGTTTGCAGCAGTGATCGCACGCTCAGGATTTTTACTCAAAAGACCTCGTTTAGTGATTGATCAAATTCTGTTTGTTGGCAATCATTCTTTTGTGATCATTGCAGTCTCAGGGTTATTTGTGGGATTCGTTTTGGGTTTGCAGGGTTACTACACCTTAAATCGTTATGGCTCAGAGCAAGCGCTTGGCCTATTGGTTGCCCTCTCATTAACTCGTGAATTGGGTCCCGTCATTACCGCTCTTTTGTTTGCCGGTAGGGCTGGCACTTCCTTAACTGCGGAGATTGGCCTGATGAAGGCTGGAGAACAATTAACTGCCATGGAAATGATGGCAGTTGACCCCTTAGGGCGCGTGATTGCACCGCGACTTTGGGCTGGCATTATTTCCATGCCAATCTTGGCAACTATTTTTACAGCGGTCGGCGTTCTTGGGGGCTACCTGGTTGGCGTGCCTTTGATTGGAGTCGACTCGGGCGCCTTCTGGTCACAGATGCAAGGCGGAGTTGATCTGTTTTCAGATATTGGCAATGGCTTAATTAAAAGCATGGTGTTTGGTGTGGCGGTCACTTTTATTGCCCTGTATCAGGGCTATGAATCCAAACCCACACCTGAAGGCGTTTCGCAAGCCACTACTCGTACGGTGGTGATCTCTTCTTTATCGGTTTTAGCATTGGATTTCTTGCTAACCGCGATGATGTTCTCAAATTAG
- a CDS encoding glutamate synthase-related protein, producing MTTKLNTDLRPIAHGLYDPSNEHDACGVGFVAHIKGKKSHEIVSQGLQILENLDHRGAVGADPLMGDGAGILIQIPDTLYREEMAKQGVTLPPLGEYGVGMIFLPKEHASRLACEQELERTVRLEGQVVLGWRDVPVDVKLPMSPTVQMTEPFIRQIFIGRGRDIMTTDALERKLYVIRKTASHAIQDLHLKHGKEYFVASMSARTIVYKGLLLANQVGAYYQDLQDKRAVSALALVHQRFSTNTFPAWELAHPYRMIAHNGEINTVKGNVNWVNAREGAISSPVLGDDLQKLWPLIYPGQSDTACFDNCLELLVMSGYPLAQAMMMMIPEAWEQHALMDDNRRAFYEYHAAMMEPWDGPAAMAFTDGRQIGATLDRNGLRPARYYVTDDDLVIMGSEAGVLPIPESKIVQKWRLQPGKMFMIDMEQGRIIDDVELKNAVSKAKPYKSWIDAVRVKLDEVDASKADLIDEKTTIRPAAKLLDRQQAFGYTQEDIKFLMAPMAMNGEEAIGSMGNDSPLAVLSNKDKPLYNYFKQLFAQVTNPPIDSIRENMVMSLVSFIGPKPNLLDTNNINPPMRLEVSQPILDFDDITKIRHIGHYTNGKFRSYELDICYPASWGKAGIEARLASLCAEAADAVRSGYNILIVSDRQVDEKHVAIPALLATSAIHQHLVQKGLRTSVGLVVETGSARETHHFALLAGYGAEAIHPYLAMETLAEMAKGLSGDLSAEKAVKNFVKAVGKGLQKVMSKMGISTYMSYTGSQIFEAIGLNHDIIDQYFKGTPSNVGGIGVFEVAEEALRMHTAAFGNDPVLTNMLDAGGEYAFRIRGENHMWTPDTIAKLQHSTRIGAEKGYQTYKEYANIINDQTKRQMTLRGLFEFKIDPAKAIPLDEVESAKEIVKRFATGAMSLGSISTEAHATLAIAMNRIGGKSNTGEGGEDPNRYVNELKGIPIKKGETLASILGSDVVEANIPLLDGDSLRSKIKQVASGRFGVTTEYLRSADQIQIKMAQGAKPGEGGQLPGGKVSDYIGKLRFSVPGVGLISPPPHHDIYSIEDIAQLIHDLKNVNPKADVSVKLVSEVGVGTIAAGVAKAKADHVVIAGHDGGTGASPLSSIKHAGSPWELGLAETQQTLVLNGLRSRIRVQADGQMKTGRDVVIGALLGADEFGFATAPLVVEGCIMMRKCHLNTCPVGVATQDPELRKKFSGKPEHVVNFFFFIAEEAREIMAQLGIRKFDDLIGRVDFLDTRKGIENWKVHGLDFSKIFAEPQVASEVPRYQVLTQDHGLASALDNILIEKSEPALERGEKVSFIVPVKNVNRTVGAMLSGEVAQRYGHAGLPDDTIHIQLNGTAGQSFAAFLSRGITLDLVGDGNDYVGKGLSGGRVIVRAPHEFRGDTAKNIIVGNTVLYGAIAGEAFFNGVAGERFAVRNSGATTVVEGTGDHGCEYMTGGTVVVLGATGRNFAAGMSGGIAYVYDEDGLFDKRCNTSMATLEKVLPSAEQIAKMPKSEWHAPIDVKDGGERLTDEQILKGLIERHFRHTGSERAKAILADWENTRSRFVKVLPTEYKRALGELWEKAQNKTVTA from the coding sequence ATGACTACAAAATTAAATACAGATCTTCGCCCTATCGCTCATGGTTTATATGACCCTAGTAATGAGCATGACGCTTGCGGCGTAGGATTCGTTGCGCATATCAAAGGCAAGAAATCTCATGAGATCGTTTCTCAGGGTTTACAGATCCTTGAGAACTTAGATCACCGGGGAGCCGTTGGTGCTGATCCGTTAATGGGTGATGGCGCCGGTATCTTGATTCAGATCCCAGATACTTTGTATCGCGAAGAAATGGCTAAGCAAGGTGTGACTTTGCCACCATTAGGTGAGTATGGCGTTGGCATGATTTTCTTGCCGAAAGAGCATGCTTCACGTCTGGCATGTGAACAAGAATTAGAGCGCACTGTGCGTTTAGAAGGTCAGGTAGTTTTGGGTTGGAGAGATGTTCCGGTAGATGTGAAATTGCCGATGTCTCCAACTGTACAAATGACAGAGCCATTTATCCGTCAAATTTTTATTGGTCGTGGTCGCGACATCATGACAACCGATGCTCTCGAGCGTAAGTTGTATGTGATTCGTAAAACAGCAAGTCATGCAATTCAAGATTTGCATTTGAAGCACGGTAAAGAATATTTCGTTGCATCAATGTCCGCTAGAACCATTGTTTACAAGGGTTTGCTGTTAGCGAATCAAGTCGGCGCTTATTACCAAGACTTGCAAGACAAGCGCGCTGTATCCGCGCTTGCTTTAGTGCATCAACGTTTCTCAACTAATACTTTCCCTGCATGGGAATTAGCGCATCCGTATCGCATGATTGCGCACAACGGTGAGATCAACACTGTTAAAGGTAACGTCAATTGGGTGAATGCACGTGAGGGCGCAATTAGCTCCCCAGTGCTTGGCGATGATTTGCAAAAACTCTGGCCATTAATTTATCCAGGTCAGTCAGATACTGCGTGTTTTGATAACTGCTTAGAGTTGCTTGTGATGTCCGGCTACCCATTAGCTCAAGCTATGATGATGATGATTCCTGAGGCATGGGAACAGCATGCATTGATGGACGACAATCGCCGTGCCTTCTACGAATATCACGCAGCGATGATGGAGCCATGGGATGGACCTGCGGCGATGGCATTTACTGATGGTCGTCAAATTGGCGCAACCTTGGATCGCAATGGTTTGCGCCCGGCACGTTATTACGTAACGGATGATGATTTGGTCATCATGGGTTCTGAAGCGGGTGTGTTGCCAATTCCTGAAAGCAAGATCGTTCAAAAATGGCGTTTGCAACCAGGCAAGATGTTCATGATCGACATGGAACAAGGCCGCATCATTGATGACGTTGAGCTGAAGAATGCCGTTTCTAAAGCAAAGCCATATAAGAGCTGGATTGATGCGGTTCGTGTCAAGCTAGATGAAGTTGATGCCAGCAAAGCAGATTTGATTGACGAGAAAACGACTATTCGTCCGGCAGCTAAATTATTAGACCGTCAACAGGCATTTGGTTATACGCAAGAAGACATCAAATTCTTGATGGCTCCAATGGCCATGAATGGTGAAGAGGCTATTGGTTCAATGGGTAATGACAGCCCATTGGCTGTTCTTTCTAATAAGGACAAGCCTCTCTATAACTACTTCAAGCAATTATTTGCGCAGGTTACCAATCCTCCAATCGACTCGATTCGCGAGAATATGGTGATGTCTTTGGTTTCTTTCATTGGGCCTAAGCCGAATTTGTTAGATACCAACAACATCAACCCGCCAATGCGTTTGGAAGTCAGTCAGCCGATTTTGGATTTTGATGACATCACCAAGATTCGCCACATTGGTCACTACACCAACGGCAAATTCCGTTCTTACGAATTGGATATTTGCTATCCAGCCTCATGGGGCAAGGCTGGCATTGAAGCTCGCTTGGCTTCCTTGTGCGCTGAAGCCGCAGATGCCGTACGTTCTGGCTACAACATTTTGATCGTGAGTGATCGTCAGGTTGATGAGAAGCATGTTGCCATTCCTGCTTTGTTGGCAACTTCTGCTATTCACCAGCATTTGGTGCAAAAAGGTTTGCGCACCAGTGTTGGCCTAGTGGTTGAAACTGGCAGCGCACGTGAGACTCATCACTTTGCACTCTTGGCTGGTTATGGTGCAGAAGCCATTCATCCATACCTCGCCATGGAAACTTTGGCTGAAATGGCCAAAGGATTGTCTGGAGATTTATCTGCTGAAAAAGCAGTGAAGAACTTTGTAAAAGCTGTAGGTAAGGGTCTGCAAAAGGTGATGTCCAAAATGGGCATCTCTACCTATATGTCTTACACCGGCTCACAGATTTTTGAAGCCATTGGTTTAAATCACGACATCATTGATCAATACTTCAAAGGTACTCCATCAAACGTGGGCGGTATCGGTGTATTTGAAGTGGCTGAAGAAGCATTGCGCATGCATACAGCCGCATTTGGTAATGACCCAGTCTTGACCAACATGCTTGATGCTGGTGGCGAATATGCTTTCCGTATTCGTGGTGAGAATCATATGTGGACGCCAGACACGATTGCGAAGTTACAACACTCCACCCGTATTGGTGCTGAGAAGGGCTATCAGACTTATAAAGAGTACGCCAACATCATCAATGATCAAACTAAGCGTCAAATGACTTTGCGCGGTTTGTTTGAATTCAAGATCGATCCAGCAAAGGCGATTCCTTTGGATGAAGTGGAGTCTGCAAAAGAAATCGTTAAGCGTTTTGCAACGGGCGCGATGTCTTTGGGCTCTATCTCTACTGAGGCGCATGCTACTTTGGCGATCGCCATGAACCGTATTGGCGGCAAGTCCAATACTGGTGAAGGTGGAGAGGATCCAAATCGTTATGTGAACGAGCTCAAGGGTATTCCAATCAAGAAGGGCGAGACTTTAGCCAGCATCTTGGGTAGTGATGTGGTTGAAGCCAATATTCCATTATTGGATGGCGACTCATTGCGCTCCAAGATTAAGCAGGTTGCTTCTGGTCGTTTTGGTGTGACTACAGAGTACTTGCGATCTGCTGATCAGATTCAGATCAAGATGGCCCAAGGCGCCAAGCCGGGTGAAGGCGGTCAATTGCCTGGTGGCAAGGTTTCCGATTACATCGGTAAGTTGCGTTTCTCTGTGCCGGGCGTTGGTTTGATTTCTCCTCCTCCGCACCATGACATTTATTCGATTGAAGATATTGCTCAATTGATTCATGACTTGAAGAACGTTAATCCAAAGGCTGACGTTTCTGTCAAGCTGGTATCTGAAGTGGGTGTTGGAACTATTGCTGCTGGTGTGGCAAAAGCGAAAGCAGACCACGTTGTGATCGCTGGTCATGATGGCGGTACTGGCGCATCTCCACTGTCTTCAATCAAGCACGCTGGCTCTCCATGGGAACTCGGCTTAGCTGAAACACAGCAAACATTGGTTCTCAATGGTTTGCGCAGCCGTATTCGTGTTCAGGCTGACGGCCAAATGAAAACCGGCCGTGACGTAGTGATCGGGGCTTTGTTAGGCGCAGATGAGTTTGGTTTTGCGACAGCGCCGTTGGTAGTTGAAGGCTGCATCATGATGCGTAAGTGTCATTTGAATACCTGCCCAGTTGGCGTTGCTACACAAGACCCAGAGCTGCGTAAGAAATTCTCAGGCAAACCTGAGCATGTGGTGAATTTCTTCTTCTTTATTGCTGAAGAGGCTCGCGAGATCATGGCGCAACTCGGCATTCGCAAGTTTGATGACTTAATTGGCCGCGTTGATTTCTTGGATACCCGTAAAGGCATTGAAAACTGGAAAGTGCATGGCTTAGATTTCAGCAAGATATTTGCTGAACCACAAGTAGCAAGCGAAGTTCCACGTTACCAAGTGTTAACCCAAGATCACGGCTTAGCCAGTGCTCTGGATAACATCTTGATCGAGAAGAGTGAGCCTGCATTAGAGCGTGGCGAGAAGGTTTCCTTCATTGTTCCGGTGAAGAACGTGAACCGTACTGTAGGCGCAATGCTCTCTGGAGAAGTTGCGCAGCGTTATGGTCACGCAGGTTTGCCAGATGACACGATTCACATTCAATTGAATGGCACAGCTGGTCAAAGCTTTGCAGCCTTCTTGTCACGCGGCATCACATTAGACTTAGTTGGCGACGGCAATGACTACGTTGGCAAAGGTTTATCAGGCGGACGCGTAATTGTTCGTGCTCCTCATGAGTTCCGTGGTGATACCGCCAAGAACATCATTGTTGGTAATACTGTTCTCTACGGCGCAATTGCTGGTGAAGCCTTCTTTAATGGCGTAGCTGGTGAGCGTTTCGCAGTTCGTAACTCTGGCGCTACAACGGTTGTTGAGGGTACTGGCGACCATGGTTGTGAGTACATGACTGGTGGAACAGTGGTTGTATTGGGCGCAACAGGCCGTAACTTTGCTGCAGGTATGAGCGGTGGCATTGCTTACGTTTACGACGAGGATGGATTGTTCGATAAGCGTTGCAACACCAGTATGGCGACTTTGGAAAAAGTACTGCCTTCTGCTGAACAGATCGCCAAGATGCCGAAGTCAGAATGGCATGCTCCTATCGATGTGAAAGACGGCGGTGAGCGTTTGACGGACGAGCAAATTTTGAAGGGCTTGATCGAGCGTCATTTCCGTCACACTGGCTCTGAGCGCGCTAAGGCAATCTTGGCTGATTGGGAAAATACCCGCAGTCGCTTTGTGAAGGTTCTCCCAACTGAGTACAAGCGTGCTCTAGGTGAATTGTGGGAAAAGGCTCAAAACAAAACTGTTACGGCATAA
- a CDS encoding penicillin-binding protein 1A, producing MALPPKDKPPLNQRPIRPSDRRPRNSRVEPGLPRKTSSNPLVKALLIIGVVFALVITLLMGYAFLVAKPNLPKISALTDYNPKTPLRIYTADKVLIGEFGEERRKVIPLNEIPLSMRNAVLAIEDDRFYSHGGVDYVGILRAAVTNLRGHLSQGASTITMQVARNFFLSNEKTFSRKIYEVLLAWEIESQLTKDKILEIYMNQIFLGQRAFGFSSAAQIYFGKDLKDITIAESAMLAGLPKAPSAYNPVSNFRRAKIRQEYILQRMRDLGYITPEEYQKAMIEELHIRGLGNEFAVRADFPAEMVRQLLFTQYGEAIYSQGIDVYTTILKADQDAAYKAVRRGIFEYDLRHAYRGPEGFIDLPEDSVKRQRAIDEALLAYPQLDDLQSGVVLDVKPKEMQVMISTGDTITIKGEGMKLAAASITDSTQPKKRLRPGAVVRLLSDGGVWKLAQLPQVEAAFVSMNAETGAILSLVGGFDFRRNQFNHVTQALRQPGSSFKPFIYAAAIEKGFTPSTMVNDAPLSIGSMETGSQAWEPKNYDGKYDGMMRLRNALAKSKNLVSVRIIRAIGPSYAQEYIQRFGFEPEKHPPYLTMALGAGSVTPLQMASAYSVFANGGYRVDPFLIDKMVDSKGTVMFEAKPTHAGEDAPRVLDARTAFVMDSMLQEVTKTGTAASARGKLGRSDIAGKTGTTNDSHDAWFAGYNPKVVAIAWIGFDKPASLGDRETGGGLALPMWISYMATALKDSPQISREVPSGVTQVDGDWFIPDFSTNGGVRELQ from the coding sequence ATGGCCTTACCTCCAAAAGACAAGCCGCCGCTGAATCAGCGTCCCATTCGTCCATCCGATAGACGTCCTCGGAATTCACGAGTTGAGCCTGGCTTGCCGCGCAAGACTTCCAGTAATCCACTCGTAAAGGCTTTGCTGATCATCGGCGTAGTCTTTGCTTTGGTAATCACGCTATTGATGGGTTATGCGTTCTTGGTTGCTAAACCCAATCTACCGAAGATCTCTGCTTTAACGGATTACAACCCTAAGACTCCTTTGCGTATCTATACCGCAGACAAGGTATTGATTGGTGAGTTTGGCGAAGAGCGTCGCAAAGTCATCCCCTTAAATGAAATACCGTTGAGTATGCGCAACGCTGTTTTAGCAATTGAGGATGATCGTTTCTATTCTCACGGTGGCGTGGACTACGTTGGCATTTTGCGGGCAGCGGTAACCAATTTGCGCGGACACCTTTCGCAAGGTGCGTCCACTATCACTATGCAGGTGGCTCGCAACTTCTTCCTGAGTAATGAGAAAACCTTTAGCCGAAAAATTTATGAGGTACTCCTGGCCTGGGAGATTGAGTCTCAATTAACCAAAGACAAAATCTTGGAAATCTATATGAACCAGATTTTCTTGGGTCAGAGGGCTTTTGGCTTCTCGAGTGCCGCACAGATTTATTTTGGCAAGGACCTCAAAGACATCACCATTGCGGAATCAGCAATGCTCGCTGGCTTGCCAAAAGCGCCGTCAGCCTATAACCCCGTTAGCAATTTCCGCCGTGCCAAGATTCGTCAAGAGTACATTCTTCAGCGCATGCGCGATCTGGGTTACATCACGCCAGAGGAATACCAAAAAGCGATGATTGAAGAATTGCATATTCGCGGCTTGGGTAATGAGTTTGCGGTTCGCGCTGACTTCCCTGCTGAAATGGTTCGTCAATTACTCTTTACGCAGTATGGCGAGGCAATCTATTCACAAGGGATCGACGTCTACACGACCATCTTGAAGGCAGATCAAGATGCGGCCTATAAAGCAGTCCGCCGTGGAATTTTTGAATACGATTTACGGCATGCTTATCGTGGCCCAGAAGGTTTTATCGATCTTCCAGAGGATTCTGTAAAGCGTCAGCGCGCGATTGATGAGGCATTGCTTGCTTACCCACAGTTAGATGATTTGCAGTCTGGTGTTGTACTTGATGTGAAACCAAAAGAAATGCAAGTCATGATTTCAACTGGAGACACCATCACCATTAAAGGCGAGGGTATGAAGTTGGCAGCCGCATCTATTACCGACAGCACTCAGCCCAAAAAGCGCTTGCGTCCTGGCGCAGTGGTGCGTTTGCTGTCTGATGGCGGAGTTTGGAAGCTAGCCCAGTTGCCGCAAGTGGAGGCTGCCTTTGTATCCATGAATGCGGAGACCGGTGCAATTCTGTCTTTAGTGGGCGGCTTTGATTTCCGTCGCAACCAATTCAACCACGTGACACAAGCCTTACGTCAGCCTGGTTCCTCGTTTAAGCCATTCATCTACGCTGCAGCCATTGAAAAAGGCTTTACCCCAAGCACGATGGTGAACGATGCACCTTTATCCATTGGTAGTATGGAGACTGGCAGCCAGGCCTGGGAGCCAAAAAACTACGATGGTAAGTATGATGGCATGATGCGCCTGCGCAATGCCTTGGCAAAATCAAAGAACTTAGTCTCGGTTCGCATTATTCGCGCCATTGGTCCTTCTTATGCGCAGGAATATATTCAGCGTTTTGGCTTTGAACCAGAAAAGCACCCCCCTTACTTAACAATGGCTTTGGGCGCGGGTTCTGTAACCCCATTGCAGATGGCCTCTGCTTATAGTGTGTTTGCCAATGGCGGCTATCGTGTAGACCCATTCTTAATTGACAAGATGGTGGACTCTAAAGGCACCGTTATGTTCGAAGCAAAGCCTACGCATGCGGGTGAAGATGCGCCGCGTGTTTTGGATGCGCGCACTGCATTTGTGATGGACAGCATGCTGCAAGAAGTGACCAAGACGGGTACAGCAGCCTCAGCGCGTGGTAAGTTGGGACGCAGCGATATTGCTGGTAAAACAGGTACAACGAATGATTCACACGATGCCTGGTTTGCTGGCTATAACCCTAAAGTAGTTGCGATTGCGTGGATTGGCTTTGATAAGCCTGCGAGTTTAGGTGATCGAGAGACTGGCGGTGGACTTGCTTTGCCAATGTGGATTTCTTATATGGCGACTGCATTAAAAGATAGCCCTCAGATCTCCCGCGAAGTACCAAGCGGTGTAACGCAAGTTGATGGCGACTGGTTTATCCCGGACTTCTCTACTAACGGCGGTGTGCGCGAACTGCAATAG
- a CDS encoding glutamate synthase subunit beta, producing MGKVTGFMEFERVGETYEAPVKRLHHYKEFVAALTDEEAKVQGARCMDCGIPFCNNGCPVNNIIPDFNDLVFHSDWKNALDVLQSTNNFPEFTGRICPAPCEAACTLGINSTAVGIKSIEHAIIDKGWESGWVKPQPSKTKTGKKVAVVGGGPAGMAAAQQLARVGHDVTVFEKNDRVGGLLRYGIPDFKMEKWLIDRRVEQMQAEGVKFETGVFVGKEAIGAEVKNYSNKTVSPEQLMKDFDAVVITGGAEQPRDLPVPGRELAGVHYALEFLIPQNKENAGDLKNEIRATDKHVVVIGGGDTGSDCVGTSNRHGATKITQFELLPQPPEVENTPLVWPYWPTKLRTSSSHEEGCDRDWSVGTKRFEGKNGKVEKLIGVRLEWKDGKMAEVPNSEFEIKADLVLLAMGFVSPVQQVLNAFGVEKDARGNAKATVDGQNAYQTNVPKVFAAGDMRRGQSLVVWAIREGRQCAQAVDQYLMGSSVLPR from the coding sequence ATGGGTAAGGTCACTGGATTTATGGAGTTTGAGCGCGTCGGCGAGACATACGAAGCGCCGGTTAAACGCCTCCATCATTACAAAGAGTTTGTTGCTGCTTTAACTGATGAAGAAGCTAAAGTTCAGGGTGCGCGATGTATGGATTGCGGTATCCCGTTTTGTAATAACGGTTGCCCAGTTAACAACATCATTCCGGATTTCAATGACTTGGTATTTCATAGCGATTGGAAGAATGCGTTAGATGTTTTGCAATCAACCAATAACTTCCCAGAATTTACTGGCCGTATTTGTCCAGCTCCTTGTGAGGCTGCTTGTACTCTGGGCATTAATAGCACTGCAGTTGGTATTAAGTCTATTGAGCACGCCATTATTGATAAAGGCTGGGAGAGTGGTTGGGTTAAGCCTCAGCCATCTAAGACCAAGACAGGTAAGAAAGTAGCGGTTGTTGGTGGTGGACCTGCAGGTATGGCGGCTGCACAGCAATTGGCGCGTGTCGGCCATGACGTGACCGTGTTTGAAAAGAATGATCGTGTTGGTGGTTTACTCCGCTACGGCATTCCTGATTTCAAAATGGAAAAGTGGTTGATTGATCGTCGCGTTGAGCAGATGCAAGCTGAAGGTGTGAAATTTGAGACAGGTGTTTTTGTTGGAAAAGAAGCCATTGGTGCTGAAGTAAAAAATTACTCCAACAAGACAGTTTCTCCTGAACAGTTGATGAAAGATTTTGATGCGGTAGTGATCACTGGTGGCGCAGAACAGCCACGTGATTTGCCTGTTCCAGGCCGTGAGTTGGCTGGCGTGCACTATGCATTGGAATTCCTGATTCCACAAAATAAAGAAAATGCTGGCGATTTAAAGAATGAAATTCGTGCAACAGATAAGCATGTAGTTGTTATCGGTGGTGGCGATACGGGTTCTGACTGCGTTGGTACTTCAAACCGTCACGGCGCAACCAAGATTACTCAGTTTGAATTACTCCCTCAGCCCCCAGAGGTTGAGAACACGCCTTTAGTGTGGCCATATTGGCCAACGAAATTACGCACTTCTTCCTCTCATGAAGAGGGTTGTGATCGCGACTGGTCTGTTGGTACTAAGCGTTTTGAAGGCAAAAACGGCAAAGTTGAGAAGCTGATTGGTGTTCGTCTGGAGTGGAAAGACGGCAAGATGGCAGAAGTGCCAAACTCAGAATTCGAAATTAAGGCAGATTTAGTACTTTTGGCTATGGGTTTTGTATCCCCAGTTCAGCAGGTATTGAACGCGTTTGGCGTTGAGAAAGATGCTCGCGGTAATGCAAAAGCAACTGTAGATGGTCAAAATGCCTACCAAACGAACGTTCCTAAGGTATTTGCTGCTGGCGATATGCGTCGGGGACAATCTTTGGTGGTTTGGGCAATTCGTGAGGGTCGTCAATGCGCCCAAGCAGTAGACCAGTATTTAATGGGGTCATCTGTTTTACCCCGATAA
- a CDS encoding ABC transporter ATP-binding protein gives MNSSQPNSLDVSKQAADEVVVSIKDVNFSYAPGERQILSGLNMEFRRGQVVAVMGGSGCGKTTILRLIGGQFNAQSGQVLFEGQDIGKMNGAELMAARRRMGMLFQFGALFTDLSVFENVAFPLREHTDLSEELLHSLVLMKLNAVGLRGARDLMPSQISGGMARRVALARAIALDPPLIMYDEPFAGLDPISLGITARLIRDLNNALGATSLLVTHDVEETFAIADYVYFIANGRIGAEGTPEELSRSVDPFVRQFLDAAPDGPVPFHYPGKSLEEDFGVIAS, from the coding sequence ATGAACAGTAGCCAGCCAAACTCATTGGATGTAAGTAAGCAAGCTGCAGATGAAGTTGTCGTCTCTATTAAAGACGTCAACTTTTCCTATGCTCCAGGTGAGCGGCAGATTCTGTCTGGACTCAACATGGAGTTTCGACGCGGCCAGGTAGTGGCTGTGATGGGCGGCTCCGGATGTGGCAAGACCACCATCCTTCGTTTGATCGGCGGGCAATTTAATGCTCAATCAGGTCAAGTTTTATTTGAAGGTCAAGACATTGGCAAGATGAATGGTGCCGAGTTGATGGCTGCCCGTCGTCGCATGGGAATGCTTTTTCAGTTTGGCGCATTGTTCACTGACCTGAGTGTTTTTGAAAACGTAGCCTTTCCTCTCCGCGAACATACGGATCTCAGTGAAGAACTATTGCACTCCTTAGTGCTTATGAAGTTGAATGCGGTGGGTTTGCGCGGTGCGAGAGATTTAATGCCTTCACAAATTTCTGGTGGTATGGCAAGGCGTGTTGCACTCGCTAGAGCAATTGCTTTAGATCCACCCCTCATCATGTACGACGAGCCATTTGCTGGTCTGGATCCTATTTCTCTTGGTATTACAGCGCGCTTAATTCGTGATCTGAATAACGCCCTGGGGGCTACGAGTTTATTGGTTACGCACGATGTTGAAGAGACTTTTGCCATTGCTGATTACGTATATTTCATTGCGAATGGCCGCATTGGCGCAGAAGGAACTCCTGAAGAATTGAGTCGCTCAGTCGATCCATTTGTCAGGCAATTTTTAGATGCAGCGCCAGATGGCCCCGTGCCTTTTCATTACCCAGGAAAAAGCTTGGAAGAAGATTTTGGAGTGATTGCCTCATGA
- a CDS encoding transposase: MARQARTVIPGQAMHVMVRGNNRETIFFADEDRSIYLEWLREAARQFGCAVHAFALMPNHVHLLMTPQGEDSLAKTMQSLGRRYAQYFNQQHRRSGTIWEGRYRSSLIDPDYFLRCQRYIELNPVRSGYESNPQSSVWTSFATHIGGNAEPWLVDHQHFWRLGNTPFERQLSWSNFVKEGAPHWEDRQITESLLRSKPWVSDIYAKKLFKDAPELALIRHRGRPRKINSLNSIA; encoded by the coding sequence ATGGCACGGCAAGCCCGCACAGTAATACCAGGCCAAGCAATGCATGTGATGGTCCGTGGTAATAATCGTGAAACCATTTTCTTTGCCGATGAAGATCGTTCCATTTATTTAGAGTGGTTGCGAGAAGCAGCTAGGCAGTTTGGTTGTGCTGTGCATGCCTTTGCTTTAATGCCTAACCATGTGCATTTGCTTATGACTCCCCAAGGCGAAGATTCGCTTGCTAAAACAATGCAGTCCCTTGGCCGTCGTTATGCGCAATATTTCAATCAACAGCATCGCCGCTCTGGAACTATTTGGGAGGGGCGCTATCGCTCGTCTTTGATTGACCCAGATTATTTTTTACGCTGCCAGCGTTACATAGAGCTCAATCCAGTGAGATCTGGATATGAATCCAATCCCCAAAGCTCCGTATGGACGAGTTTTGCAACCCACATTGGGGGCAATGCAGAGCCTTGGTTGGTAGATCATCAGCATTTTTGGAGGCTGGGTAATACCCCTTTTGAGAGACAGTTGAGCTGGTCGAACTTTGTAAAAGAGGGGGCGCCCCACTGGGAAGACCGCCAAATCACGGAATCTTTATTGCGCTCCAAGCCTTGGGTGAGTGATATTTATGCGAAAAAGCTCTTTAAAGATGCTCCGGAGCTTGCATTAATTCGCCATCGTGGACGCCCTAGAAAAATTAATTCATTAAATTCAATAGCTTAG